In the Rattus rattus isolate New Zealand chromosome 18, Rrattus_CSIRO_v1, whole genome shotgun sequence genome, one interval contains:
- the Sapcd1 gene encoding suppressor APC domain-containing protein 1 — protein sequence MESPGPGELPLVQAPYTVLLLPLGTSRQDPGAQNFFLWLQMMQALEREQDALWQGLELLEHSQAWFADRLRETQQRQLQLGALGEGFLMDSHSETAAPQLTRIQKVNACLRSLIQKELSKQQEGVSQRTGEVVSQAPPPGAKGPTLV from the exons ATGGAGAGCCCAGGTCCTGGTGAACTACCCCTGGTGCAAGCGCCCTACACTGTTCTGCTGCTACCCCTGGGGACAAGCCGTCAAGACCCAGGGGCCCAGAACTTCTTCCTCTGG CTGCAGATGATGCAGGCTCTGGAGAGGGAACAAGATGCTCTGTGGCAGGGCCTGGAGCTGCTGGAGCATAGCCAAGCCTGGTTTGCAGACCGTCTGAGGGAAACACAGCAACGGCAGCTGCAGCTGGGGGCCCTTGGTGAG GGCTTTCTGATGGACTCACACTCAGAGACCGCCGCCCCTCAGCTAACCAGGATTCAAAAGGTGAATGCTTGTTTGCGCAGTCTGATTCAGAAG GAGTTGTCAAAGCAGCAGGAAGGAGTCAGCCAGCGAACGGGAGAGGTGGTCAGCCAGGCTCCCCCACCAGGAGCAAAGGGGCCTACCCTTGTGtaa